Part of the Gemmatimonadota bacterium genome, CCGAGATTTTTGGGCATGCCATGGACCTCGAACCGGCGGGCGTCCGAGGCCAGGGGCAGGGACATAAAGGGCGTCAGCCCTGGGTCGCCAAGATAGCGGAGCCACCCTTCCGGCGGCTCGGCCAGCGCGAACAGGCCATGAGCCAAGCCCGGTTCGACCTGCTGCTGGACTTCCGAACGGATGTATAGCAGCCCGATATTGAACGGCGCGTTCAGCCATTTCTGGGCACCTGCGGCCAGGAAGTCGACGCGCAGATTTGAAACATCGAGCGGTAGGGCGCCCAACTGCTGAATGGCGTCCACCACCAGAAAACAGCCCCGCTCTTCGGCCAGGTGTGAAAACGCGGCCAGGTCCATACGCAGGCCGTTGATCCATTGCACCGAACTCACCACGATCGCGCGGGTATGTTGGTCCATCAAGCGGGCATAGTCATCCACACCAATCAGGCCGTCCCGATGACGCGCAACCCGAACCTCAACCGCCTGCTGCTTCTGGGAGTGGGCGGCGCTGATGGCAACCTGCGGATATTCCAGGTCGCACAGCACGATATTGTCACCAGGGGCAAAAGGAATAGCGGCCAGGGCGGTATTCAGCCCCATGGTGGTATCGTCGGTAAAGGCGATTTCCGTGGGCTGAGCCCTGAGCAGCCGAGCGGCTTCCTGTCTGGCCTGAACGCTCGGCTTGCCGAGCGCCTGATAATAGGCTGGGTAGCCCATCTCAGCCGGCCCCTGACCGAGCAGGGTCGCCGCGCGTTGGACGGCCTGGGTTGCGGACCTCGGCGGCAGCCCAATCCCGGCAGCATTCAGATAGACCTGTTGCGTCGTTCCCGGAAAATCCGCGCGTACCGCGTTCACGTCAAACATACTCCCTCCCAAAGCACCAGCGCTGTCAAACTCCGCCCACCATCGATTGGCTCGGCGCATTTGTCAACAAAGACCCTACGCAGCGTGACTTCAATGATACACCACGCGCTCTTCACCGGACGAGGTAATGGCACTCAGCAGGCGGTCAATGGCGATCCGAAGCTGTCGCTCGTTCTCTTTGCGCCGAGGCTCTCCGTCAGTACTTGGTCGGCTCTCTCCGGCTCGCTCCCGAAAGGCGTCGAGCTGGATTTCCAGGCGCTCGGCAAGTAAACGATCCGTGTCCGCCAAGGCAGGCAGGCTGAGGCGTCCGGTGTCCAATTCATCGACAACAGTCAGCAAACGGTTGAGCAGGCCGGTGTGGTATTTGCCAACTTCTGTCAGCAGGGACGAGTGGTGACGAATGGGCTTGAGAAAAAAGGCACTCCCAAACGCCCGGACAGCCCCGGTCAGGTCGCCGCGTTCAAGCAGTTCATCGCCGCGCTGACAGCGCAGACT contains:
- a CDS encoding aminotransferase class V-fold PLP-dependent enzyme, with the protein product MFDVNAVRADFPGTTQQVYLNAAGIGLPPRSATQAVQRAATLLGQGPAEMGYPAYYQALGKPSVQARQEAARLLRAQPTEIAFTDDTTMGLNTALAAIPFAPGDNIVLCDLEYPQVAISAAHSQKQQAVEVRVARHRDGLIGVDDYARLMDQHTRAIVVSSVQWINGLRMDLAAFSHLAEERGCFLVVDAIQQLGALPLDVSNLRVDFLAAGAQKWLNAPFNIGLLYIRSEVQQQVEPGLAHGLFALAEPPEGWLRYLGDPGLTPFMSLPLASDARRFEVHGMPKNLGTAGLAESLAYVNQLDSAAVTEHILSLGDVLIEELKRRDIKVWTQEAHALRSGIVTCEPFADADRVHQLNQALEARNIYPTVRYCSGVGGLRVSIHYYTSRDDIDALLAALDEILKTDDGYARHIF